A genomic segment from Pistricoccus aurantiacus encodes:
- a CDS encoding DEAD/DEAH box helicase: MTSTSVASPSFGDMALLPAVHSALETLGYETPSPIQAQTIPALLEGRDMLGQAQTGTGKTAAFAAPLLSRLELDRREPQVLVLAPTRELAQQVAVSFTKYGQNLKGLEVATLCGGQEYREQLGALKRGAQVVVGTPGRIIDHLDRRSLKLDGLSALVLDEADEMLRMGFIDDVKRVVADTPSDAQRVFFSATLPKEIERIVDRYLVEPVKVAIEAKQGTADSIDQRLVRVEGGAKLEALSRILEVEPVDGAIVFVRTRAACTTLVEQLTARGVNVAGLSGDLDQSLRERTITRLKRGKVDVLIATDVAARGLDVSRITHVINYDLPQDSEAYTHRIGRTGRAGRSGIAITFVGSREIRKVRWIEQATGQHLSDMPLPDEAAIRAHRDELFRKRVVGALTAGTDAQRAMVESLIAEGQDPVELACAFAAMARADEAPIGRLQAPRERSERSDRPGRDGKPRRQNDRAPREGMTRYRVAVGHKDGIKPGQLVGALANEGGIEGARIGRIDIRNEFSVVELPNGLPTSILAKMARARVAGRPLEISEDRGAPERAPRRRRDGDAPIRRQSRA, translated from the coding sequence ATGACCTCGACTTCTGTCGCCTCGCCGAGCTTCGGCGATATGGCACTGCTGCCTGCCGTGCACTCCGCCCTCGAAACTCTGGGCTATGAGACCCCTTCGCCGATCCAGGCACAAACCATTCCGGCACTGCTGGAAGGCCGGGATATGCTGGGCCAGGCCCAGACCGGTACCGGCAAGACCGCCGCCTTTGCCGCTCCCTTGCTCTCGCGGCTCGAACTCGATCGCCGCGAACCTCAGGTGCTGGTGCTGGCGCCGACTCGGGAACTGGCGCAGCAGGTGGCGGTTTCCTTTACCAAGTACGGTCAGAACCTCAAGGGTCTGGAAGTCGCGACCCTGTGCGGCGGCCAGGAATATCGCGAGCAGTTGGGCGCGCTGAAGCGTGGTGCGCAGGTAGTGGTGGGAACCCCGGGACGCATCATCGATCACCTGGATCGTCGCAGTCTCAAACTTGACGGTCTCAGCGCCCTAGTGCTGGACGAAGCCGACGAAATGCTGCGCATGGGCTTTATCGATGACGTCAAGCGCGTCGTTGCGGATACTCCCAGTGATGCCCAGCGCGTGTTCTTCTCCGCGACTCTACCCAAGGAAATCGAGCGCATCGTCGATCGTTATCTGGTGGAGCCGGTCAAGGTCGCCATCGAAGCCAAGCAAGGCACAGCGGATAGCATCGACCAACGCCTGGTGCGAGTGGAAGGCGGCGCCAAGCTGGAGGCGCTTTCACGGATTCTCGAGGTGGAACCGGTGGACGGCGCCATCGTCTTCGTACGCACCCGGGCTGCCTGCACCACCCTGGTAGAGCAGTTGACCGCGCGTGGCGTCAACGTGGCCGGGCTTTCCGGCGATCTGGATCAGAGCCTGCGGGAGCGCACCATCACCCGGCTCAAGCGTGGCAAGGTGGACGTGCTGATCGCAACCGACGTGGCCGCTCGCGGCCTGGACGTATCGCGCATCACACACGTCATCAACTACGATCTTCCCCAGGACAGCGAAGCCTATACCCACCGCATCGGCCGTACCGGTCGCGCCGGGCGCAGCGGTATCGCGATCACCTTCGTCGGTAGCCGCGAAATCCGCAAGGTGCGTTGGATCGAGCAGGCCACCGGCCAGCATCTGAGCGATATGCCGTTGCCGGACGAAGCCGCCATTCGCGCTCATCGAGATGAATTGTTCCGCAAGCGCGTGGTTGGCGCCCTGACCGCCGGCACCGATGCCCAGCGTGCCATGGTCGAGAGTCTGATTGCGGAAGGTCAGGACCCGGTGGAACTGGCCTGTGCCTTCGCCGCCATGGCTCGCGCGGATGAAGCCCCCATCGGACGCCTGCAGGCGCCTCGTGAGCGCAGCGAGCGTAGCGATCGCCCCGGCCGTGACGGCAAGCCGCGTCGTCAGAACGATCGCGCTCCCCGTGAGGGCATGACCCGCTATCGCGTGGCGGTCGGTCATAAGGATGGCATCAAGCCGGGTCAGCTTGTCGGTGCCCTGGCCAACGAAGGCGGTATCGAAGGCGCGCGTATCGGCCGCATCGATATCCGCAACGAGTTTTCCGTGGTCGAACTGCCCAACGGGCTGCCCACCAGCATCCTGGCCAAGATGGCTCGGGCGCGTGTGGCCGGACGCCCGCTGGAGATCAGTGAGGATCGCGGCGCACCGGAGCGTGCGCCACGTCGGCGCCGTGACGGCGATGCCCCGATTCGCCGCCAGTCCCGAGCATAA
- a CDS encoding Na(+)/H(+) antiporter subunit B has protein sequence MMPLLDYLLVAGMLALASLTLMARDFFIAIVLFISNGLLIALAWARLGAPDIAIAEAAIGAGLSGALLLAAWRRLQIAFPKSSPPSASSGADHERP, from the coding sequence ATGATGCCGCTACTTGATTATCTGCTGGTGGCCGGAATGCTGGCCCTGGCAAGCCTGACGTTGATGGCGCGGGATTTCTTCATCGCCATCGTGCTGTTCATCAGTAATGGGCTGCTTATTGCGCTGGCCTGGGCGAGACTCGGCGCCCCGGATATCGCCATCGCCGAGGCAGCGATCGGGGCGGGATTGAGCGGCGCTCTGCTATTGGCCGCCTGGCGACGTCTGCAGATTGCTTTTCCCAAGTCGTCACCACCGTCCGCGTCCTCGGGAGCCGATCATGAACGCCCCTGA
- the mnhG gene encoding monovalent cation/H(+) antiporter subunit G — protein sequence MIDLPGLASLVLASVGTLFFIAGALGLVRFPDVYSRLHALTKADNLGLGLITLAVMLQLPSPAQWLKLGLIWVLVMLSGAVSCHLVARRARRCAARHSEGLASRGGDIHDAAT from the coding sequence ATGATCGATTTACCAGGGCTTGCGAGCCTGGTGCTGGCCAGTGTCGGCACGCTGTTCTTCATCGCCGGCGCTCTGGGGCTGGTGCGCTTTCCGGATGTCTACAGCCGGCTACATGCGCTGACCAAGGCGGACAATCTTGGTCTGGGGCTGATTACGCTGGCGGTCATGCTGCAGCTGCCGTCGCCGGCCCAGTGGTTGAAGCTCGGGCTCATCTGGGTGCTGGTCATGCTTTCCGGCGCGGTCAGCTGTCATCTCGTGGCCCGCCGCGCTCGACGTTGCGCCGCCCGACATAGCGAGGGCTTGGCAAGCAGAGGGGGCGATATTCATGATGCCGCTACTTGA
- a CDS encoding Na+/H+ antiporter subunit E yields MRTLQLLSLSVKGLLLGIVWWSLTDGSVVSWSMGIPVILIALGWMFQQQRPSPLPSLWLLGYPLTGLAGFLPYFLRESLRGGIDVARLALSPVMRIDPRFSTYSLHLPEGPARRTFINTVSLLPGTLSADLSDGQLIVHRLRPGPANDTDLQECERRVARLFGMTACMTQAKDGPVP; encoded by the coding sequence ATGCGCACTCTGCAGCTACTGTCACTTTCGGTCAAGGGGCTGCTCCTGGGTATTGTATGGTGGAGCCTGACCGATGGCAGCGTTGTTTCCTGGAGCATGGGGATACCCGTCATCCTGATAGCCCTTGGATGGATGTTCCAGCAGCAACGTCCCTCCCCGCTGCCAAGCCTGTGGCTGCTCGGATACCCGTTGACAGGTCTTGCCGGTTTTCTCCCCTATTTCCTGCGGGAATCCCTGCGCGGCGGCATCGATGTCGCGAGACTTGCGCTTTCTCCCGTCATGCGGATCGATCCACGTTTCAGCACCTACTCCCTTCATCTTCCCGAAGGGCCCGCGAGGCGAACGTTCATCAATACCGTCAGCCTGCTGCCGGGCACTTTGAGCGCGGATCTCAGCGACGGTCAGCTGATCGTTCATCGTCTGCGCCCGGGGCCGGCGAACGATACCGACCTGCAGGAGTGCGAGCGACGTGTCGCCCGTCTGTTCGGCATGACCGCTTGCATGACTCAAGCAAAGGACGGGCCAGTGCCATGA
- a CDS encoding monovalent cation/H+ antiporter complex subunit F: MIPFLTGLAVLLLLTLLMGLIRVLHGPSRADRMLTAQLFGTTGVALMLLLALVIDLEALIDVALVMGILASGASVAFVHLAGDEP, from the coding sequence ATGATTCCATTCCTGACCGGCCTGGCGGTTCTCTTGCTGCTCACGCTGTTGATGGGCCTGATCCGGGTATTGCACGGTCCTAGCCGTGCGGATCGTATGCTGACGGCGCAGTTGTTTGGCACCACCGGTGTGGCGTTGATGTTGCTGCTCGCCCTCGTCATCGATCTCGAGGCGTTGATCGATGTGGCACTGGTCATGGGCATTCTCGCCTCGGGCGCCAGCGTCGCCTTCGTTCATCTGGCCGGAGACGAACCATGA
- a CDS encoding peptidoglycan DD-metalloendopeptidase family protein, producing MMGILHSLPRTHKLLLLPVATMVTVLGAQQIIHSLETPAPNVSANNTNFQSHTNVRTADVLSPEVLNSRALSLSNESPLILQRSPLAQGVEFASRALEVTKRHIPLAQFTAMEIADFDFITSAHASERNRREATFKGTPLVSIVASDTSFDATQGVLPTSDSTDSRQQSIADFSLQAALQLAYRDSGVTQENFHDDDMAEDPLDNALVRIDGDNLIFLGEEIVANKAYVPRWETYEVHAGDTFAELAERTLGLGYSETMTLLETLPDKRALTHWRVGQRFDYKVDEKGKFLALRIMRNARDGYLIERSDSRGFETAKVKKTGEATQRLFAGTVSGSFARSAEATGLSTAEVAELSQLLAKKLNFRRDTRRGDQFEVLVESDMIEGESLDSRILAVRYRGKKDLTLVRNEADDHFYTPDGDSLDPAFNRYPFQGHYRLSSSFNLRRKHPVTGRISPHYGSDFALPVGTPVKAPAAGKVIKSVRHPLAGNYLVIQHDNGYKTRYLHLSKRQVRVGQRVEMGQQIALSGNTGRSTGPHLHYEMIVNDNRVDPLRVELPKSRNLSGQALANFKQASKPVLAQLESGRTGAVVASRSPQKARANDGG from the coding sequence ATGATGGGAATCCTTCATTCGCTGCCCCGCACCCATAAGTTGTTATTGTTACCCGTTGCCACCATGGTTACCGTGCTGGGCGCACAGCAGATCATTCATTCGCTAGAGACCCCTGCTCCCAACGTCTCGGCGAACAATACTAATTTCCAATCACATACGAATGTTCGCACTGCCGACGTATTGAGTCCCGAAGTACTGAACTCCCGGGCATTAAGCTTGAGTAACGAATCGCCGCTTATTCTGCAACGCTCTCCCCTTGCGCAAGGGGTAGAGTTCGCCTCTCGGGCGCTGGAAGTCACCAAGCGCCACATACCACTTGCACAGTTCACCGCCATGGAAATCGCCGATTTCGATTTCATCACCAGTGCTCATGCCAGTGAACGTAACCGGCGGGAAGCGACCTTCAAAGGCACACCGCTGGTGTCGATCGTAGCATCGGACACGTCCTTCGATGCCACCCAAGGCGTTCTCCCCACATCGGACTCCACGGATTCCCGGCAGCAATCGATTGCCGACTTCAGTCTCCAGGCGGCCTTGCAGCTGGCCTATCGCGACAGCGGCGTCACCCAAGAGAACTTCCACGATGACGATATGGCGGAAGACCCGCTAGATAATGCGTTGGTGCGAATCGACGGGGACAACCTGATCTTCCTGGGCGAAGAAATCGTCGCCAATAAAGCCTATGTGCCGCGTTGGGAAACTTACGAAGTACATGCAGGCGATACTTTCGCGGAGCTAGCAGAGCGGACCTTGGGGCTTGGTTACAGTGAAACGATGACGCTTCTCGAAACCCTGCCGGACAAGCGGGCACTGACTCACTGGCGGGTCGGCCAGCGCTTCGATTACAAAGTCGACGAGAAAGGCAAGTTCCTGGCACTGCGCATCATGCGTAATGCTCGGGACGGCTATCTGATCGAGCGTAGCGATTCCCGCGGTTTCGAAACCGCCAAGGTGAAAAAAACCGGCGAGGCCACTCAACGGCTGTTCGCCGGCACCGTCAGTGGCAGCTTCGCTCGCTCCGCGGAGGCAACCGGACTCTCTACCGCAGAGGTGGCGGAGCTTTCTCAGCTGCTGGCGAAGAAACTCAATTTCCGTCGTGATACACGACGTGGCGACCAGTTCGAGGTACTGGTGGAATCCGACATGATCGAAGGAGAAAGCCTGGACTCACGTATCCTGGCGGTGCGCTATCGTGGCAAGAAGGATCTGACTCTGGTACGTAACGAGGCTGACGATCACTTTTATACGCCGGACGGCGATAGTCTGGATCCGGCCTTCAATCGTTATCCCTTCCAGGGTCACTATCGGTTGAGTTCGTCATTCAATCTGCGCCGCAAGCATCCGGTCACCGGTCGAATTAGCCCTCATTACGGCTCCGATTTCGCTCTGCCCGTGGGCACGCCGGTCAAGGCGCCTGCCGCGGGCAAGGTGATCAAGTCGGTACGCCACCCGCTGGCGGGAAACTATCTGGTGATTCAGCACGATAACGGCTACAAGACCCGCTATCTCCATTTATCCAAGCGTCAGGTTCGCGTGGGTCAGCGGGTCGAGATGGGCCAGCAGATCGCGCTTTCCGGTAATACCGGTCGCAGTACTGGCCCTCACCTGCATTACGAGATGATCGTCAACGACAACCGGGTCGATCCACTGCGCGTCGAACTGCCCAAAAGCCGCAACCTTTCCGGCCAGGCGCTGGCGAACTTCAAGCAGGCATCCAAGCCGGTGCTGGCTCAGCTAGAAAGCGGCAGGACTGGTGCCGTGGTGGCCAGCCGCTCTCCACAGAAAGCTCGCGCCAATGACGGCGGCTGA
- a CDS encoding Na(+)/H(+) antiporter subunit B, whose amino-acid sequence MNAPERPPVMNEPLHGVLRGLLAIAMLALGLILAWSFWAQVSAPTSLTDTVMAELPRSGVANPVTAVLLNFRAFDTMLELAVLLLVAVTMGVLREHSPAPATYQTAPLPLSDSPLLHSLVRDLTPLIILIGGYLLWIGAKEPGGAFQAGAVLASAPVLAHLAGRPWPTDQKSSWFRGLLVLGTGAFLISALAMQALTGGYFIYPPAWAGIWILGIETAATLSIAVTLYVAFRAVMPVSTVPT is encoded by the coding sequence ATGAACGCCCCTGAACGGCCTCCGGTTATGAATGAGCCGCTGCATGGCGTGCTGCGCGGACTGCTGGCCATCGCCATGCTCGCCCTCGGTCTGATACTGGCCTGGAGCTTCTGGGCGCAAGTTTCCGCCCCGACCTCGCTGACCGATACGGTGATGGCGGAGCTGCCTCGTAGCGGCGTCGCCAATCCGGTGACCGCGGTACTGCTCAATTTTCGTGCCTTCGACACCATGCTCGAACTAGCGGTGCTGCTGCTGGTGGCAGTGACGATGGGCGTGCTACGCGAGCATTCTCCGGCACCAGCCACCTATCAAACAGCCCCTCTACCGCTCAGCGACTCCCCACTACTGCACAGCCTGGTGCGGGATCTGACGCCGCTGATCATTCTGATCGGCGGCTATTTATTATGGATCGGCGCCAAGGAGCCGGGCGGTGCGTTCCAGGCCGGAGCGGTACTGGCCTCGGCGCCGGTACTCGCCCACCTGGCCGGGCGCCCCTGGCCGACGGATCAGAAAAGCTCCTGGTTTCGCGGGCTGCTGGTACTGGGTACCGGCGCTTTTCTGATCTCCGCCCTGGCCATGCAGGCGCTGACCGGCGGCTATTTCATCTACCCACCGGCCTGGGCCGGCATCTGGATTCTGGGGATCGAGACCGCGGCCACCCTATCCATCGCGGTGACCCTCTATGTCGCCTTCCGAGCGGTAATGCCCGTTTCGACGGTGCCCACATGA
- the argE gene encoding acetylornithine deacetylase has protein sequence MQDARELLEALVGFPTVSRDSNLALIEFIEDYLGEHGVPFERIESDDGSKANLLARIGPEVAGGVVLSGHTDVVPVDGQPWTTDPFTLIDKGDGRLYGRGTCDMKGFIACALAQVPTWIEEELQTPIYLAFSYDEEVGCLGAPRLIERLMTNHPRPGAVIVGEPTLMEPVVAHKGSTNFRTRVTGRAAHSSQIDQGVSAIHVAARLVTRIEDIMADLKREGRIDNAFNVAHSSLHVGKIQGGTAINITARECEFDWEIRHLPQDSAEELRQRVDDYARELETEMQKRAPETGINTEALSRTVPALADRDNAEALCLCRGLLCRELLRHAPMDAKKPGAVAYATEAGQFQGAGLPSIICGPGSIAQAHQPDEYLEITQLEAGVDFMRSLGRRLGA, from the coding sequence ATGCAGGACGCACGTGAACTTCTCGAAGCCTTGGTGGGTTTTCCCACGGTCTCTCGGGATTCCAACCTGGCGTTGATCGAATTCATCGAAGACTATCTCGGGGAGCATGGCGTGCCCTTCGAGCGTATCGAAAGCGACGATGGCAGCAAGGCCAATCTGCTGGCGCGTATCGGCCCGGAAGTGGCCGGCGGTGTTGTGCTTTCGGGGCATACGGACGTGGTGCCGGTGGATGGCCAGCCTTGGACGACGGATCCTTTTACGTTGATAGATAAAGGAGACGGTCGACTCTATGGTCGTGGCACCTGTGATATGAAGGGCTTTATCGCCTGCGCCCTCGCTCAGGTGCCAACCTGGATCGAAGAGGAGTTGCAAACGCCTATCTATCTGGCGTTTTCCTACGATGAGGAAGTGGGCTGTTTGGGCGCGCCCAGGCTGATCGAGCGCTTGATGACGAATCATCCACGTCCCGGCGCGGTGATCGTCGGCGAACCCACGCTGATGGAGCCGGTCGTGGCTCATAAAGGCAGCACCAATTTCCGTACTCGAGTGACGGGGCGGGCCGCGCATTCGAGTCAGATCGATCAGGGCGTGTCGGCGATTCACGTCGCCGCGCGGCTGGTGACCCGCATCGAGGACATCATGGCGGACCTGAAGCGCGAAGGGCGTATCGACAACGCCTTCAACGTCGCCCATTCCAGCCTGCACGTGGGCAAGATCCAAGGCGGCACGGCGATCAATATTACCGCCCGGGAATGCGAGTTCGACTGGGAGATTCGCCATCTGCCTCAGGACAGCGCGGAGGAATTGCGCCAGCGGGTGGATGACTACGCCAGGGAACTGGAGACCGAGATGCAGAAGCGCGCGCCGGAAACCGGTATTAATACCGAGGCGCTTTCCAGGACCGTGCCGGCACTGGCGGATCGGGATAACGCCGAGGCCCTATGTCTTTGTAGAGGGCTTCTGTGTCGTGAACTACTGCGTCATGCACCGATGGACGCAAAAAAACCCGGCGCGGTGGCTTACGCCACGGAAGCCGGGCAGTTTCAGGGGGCCGGTCTACCTTCGATAATCTGCGGTCCCGGCAGCATCGCCCAGGCTCACCAGCCGGATGAGTATCTCGAGATCACTCAGTTGGAAGCGGGTGTCGACTTCATGCGCTCGTTGGGACGCCGCCTGGGCGCTTAA
- a CDS encoding DMT family transporter, producing MWQRLSWRLRGYLITGAGVLLLSPDALFVKSIDVNLATFMFWRGLLLGLVLSLIALLRYGQRLPEAIAACGSARLWCPLAFAASAWCFVGAARLTAAGNALVIMNLAPVAAGLIGLFFFHQRLRTQTWVVIAICVLGASLMVAGEVGKGSPLGLIIALGIPIAIAVNTTVASVQPGRSGSRRGVDTTVLLPIGCAIIVLPAILLGGIELPPAEELTKLALMGLFLPLAYYLIQTGPRYLPGAEVSLMMMLETLVGTLMVWLIVGEVPRPLAFVGGALILSAMIGSGLRDLHRQRRKVARGAPNPQVILDKRLEEESESEQQSSMSVDNDAANSGLSKATQV from the coding sequence ATGTGGCAGCGTTTGTCCTGGCGACTGCGTGGCTACTTGATTACCGGCGCCGGCGTGCTGCTATTGTCGCCGGATGCCTTGTTCGTCAAGTCCATCGATGTGAATCTAGCGACCTTCATGTTCTGGCGGGGCCTGCTGCTCGGCCTGGTACTGTCGCTGATCGCCCTGCTGCGTTATGGACAGCGCCTGCCCGAAGCCATCGCGGCCTGCGGCTCCGCCCGACTGTGGTGTCCGCTGGCCTTCGCCGCCAGCGCCTGGTGCTTCGTCGGCGCCGCTCGTCTCACCGCAGCGGGCAATGCCCTGGTGATCATGAATCTCGCCCCGGTAGCGGCGGGGCTGATCGGGCTTTTCTTCTTCCACCAGCGGCTACGTACCCAAACCTGGGTGGTCATTGCGATCTGTGTGCTCGGCGCGAGCCTGATGGTGGCGGGAGAAGTGGGCAAGGGCAGCCCGCTGGGCCTGATCATCGCCCTGGGGATCCCGATCGCCATCGCCGTCAATACTACCGTGGCCAGCGTGCAGCCCGGGCGCAGCGGTTCCCGGCGCGGGGTGGATACCACCGTACTGCTTCCCATCGGGTGCGCGATCATCGTGCTTCCGGCGATATTGCTAGGCGGGATCGAGCTGCCACCGGCGGAAGAGCTGACGAAGCTGGCCCTGATGGGACTCTTCTTGCCCCTGGCTTACTACCTGATTCAGACCGGCCCGCGCTACTTGCCCGGTGCGGAGGTCAGTTTGATGATGATGCTGGAGACCCTGGTGGGCACGCTGATGGTCTGGCTGATCGTCGGTGAAGTGCCGCGACCCCTGGCGTTCGTCGGCGGCGCGCTGATTCTCAGTGCGATGATCGGCAGCGGCCTGCGCGATCTGCATCGTCAGCGGCGCAAGGTGGCCCGTGGTGCGCCGAACCCCCAGGTCATACTGGACAAGCGGCTCGAGGAGGAAAGCGAGTCGGAACAGCAATCATCGATGTCAGTCGATAACGACGCCGCCAATAGCGGTTTGTCGAAGGCGACGCAAGTTTAA
- a CDS encoding helix-turn-helix transcriptional regulator — MDPYHISGWTFFSNHTHVLICLVEGPNRTLREVAAQVGITERAVQRIVSDLEEAGIVRRQRVGRRNLYQLFLDKPLRHPLERHKTVKDVVTLITER, encoded by the coding sequence ATGGACCCATATCACATCAGCGGCTGGACCTTCTTCAGCAACCACACTCACGTATTGATCTGTTTGGTAGAGGGGCCCAATCGTACTCTGCGGGAAGTCGCGGCTCAGGTCGGTATTACCGAGCGTGCGGTACAGCGTATCGTGAGCGATCTTGAAGAGGCGGGTATCGTACGTCGGCAACGGGTAGGACGGCGGAATCTATACCAGCTGTTTCTGGATAAGCCCCTTCGTCATCCGCTCGAACGTCACAAAACCGTGAAAGACGTCGTCACGCTGATTACCGAGCGCTAG
- a CDS encoding complex I subunit 5 family protein, which produces MSELLAGPALLPLLISLPLLGALGSVLLHQRWPVLIAVILNLVLAGLLLSATQQATLRYSLGGWVAPLGIALHADTLGAMMVGITALVGVFVSWYSLDYFVAGSTAERGFWPLWGLLLTALNTLFLSGDAFNLYVGLEILSLSAVALVTLASRLEAIQAALRYLLVSLMGSLCYLLGVALLYHAYATLDLAMLAQLSGDGMLERAALALMIAGLLLKTALFPLHFWLPQAHAGAPAPVSALLSALVLKATFYLILRLWFDTLAQAATQLGALLLGLLGCAAILWGSLQALRAPRLKLLVAYSTVAQIGYLFALFPLLSDPRVASAAFDSALYFILAHACAKGAMFLAAGNVMTAAGHDRIADLGGIGAISATTLFALAIAGVSLIGLPPTGGFIAKWLLLQSALQIGAWWLAGVVLIGSLLAAAYIFRVLALGFTIFESPPVAAVGATSTRTPNATIASGRQWSALALALAALALGFLATPVLGLFDAGELTG; this is translated from the coding sequence ATGAGTGAGCTATTGGCGGGACCCGCTTTACTTCCCTTGTTGATCAGCCTGCCTTTGCTGGGTGCCTTGGGGAGCGTCCTGCTGCACCAACGCTGGCCCGTTTTGATCGCGGTGATTCTCAATCTGGTGTTGGCCGGCCTGCTGCTGTCCGCCACCCAGCAGGCCACGCTGCGCTATAGCTTGGGCGGCTGGGTGGCACCGCTGGGTATCGCTCTTCATGCGGATACCCTTGGCGCGATGATGGTCGGCATCACCGCCCTGGTGGGCGTCTTCGTCAGTTGGTATAGCCTGGACTATTTCGTTGCCGGCTCCACCGCCGAACGCGGGTTCTGGCCGCTCTGGGGCCTGCTGCTGACGGCGCTGAATACGCTGTTCCTCTCCGGCGACGCCTTCAATCTGTATGTCGGACTCGAAATACTGAGCCTCTCCGCGGTCGCGCTGGTCACACTCGCCTCGAGGCTTGAGGCGATTCAAGCGGCGCTGCGCTATCTTCTCGTCAGCCTGATGGGCTCGCTGTGTTATCTGCTCGGAGTGGCGCTGCTTTATCACGCCTACGCCACCCTGGATCTGGCCATGCTGGCGCAACTGAGCGGCGATGGCATGCTGGAACGGGCAGCACTGGCGCTGATGATCGCCGGGCTGCTGCTCAAGACGGCGCTGTTTCCGCTGCATTTCTGGCTGCCCCAGGCCCATGCGGGGGCGCCGGCCCCGGTCAGCGCCCTGCTTTCCGCTCTGGTACTCAAGGCCACCTTCTATCTGATTCTGCGTCTGTGGTTCGACACCCTGGCACAGGCCGCCACCCAGCTGGGGGCGCTTCTGCTCGGACTGCTGGGTTGCGCCGCCATTCTCTGGGGCTCGCTGCAGGCGCTTCGCGCGCCACGGCTCAAGCTGCTGGTGGCCTATTCCACGGTGGCGCAGATCGGCTATTTGTTCGCGCTGTTCCCCCTGTTGAGCGATCCGCGAGTGGCCAGCGCCGCCTTCGATTCCGCCCTGTATTTCATCCTCGCCCATGCCTGCGCCAAGGGCGCCATGTTCCTGGCCGCCGGCAACGTCATGACCGCCGCCGGTCATGATCGTATCGCGGATCTAGGCGGCATCGGCGCGATCTCGGCCACGACGCTGTTTGCCCTGGCCATCGCCGGCGTCAGCCTGATCGGCCTGCCTCCCACCGGCGGCTTCATTGCCAAGTGGCTGCTATTGCAAAGCGCCCTGCAGATCGGCGCCTGGTGGCTTGCCGGGGTGGTGCTGATCGGCAGCCTGCTGGCGGCAGCCTATATATTCCGTGTACTGGCGCTAGGTTTTACCATCTTCGAATCGCCGCCAGTCGCCGCCGTTGGTGCGACCAGCACTCGTACACCGAACGCAACAATCGCGTCAGGGCGCCAATGGAGCGCCCTGGCGCTTGCGCTGGCTGCATTGGCGTTGGGCTTTCTCGCCACGCCGGTGCTGGGCCTTTTCGATGCCGGCGAGCTGACGGGATAA
- a CDS encoding NADH-quinone oxidoreductase subunit K, whose amino-acid sequence MNTVLLYGLCGVVLFVLGLYFALTSGAALRRILAINVMGNGVFMLLIATSYDEHTPDPVPHALVLTGIVVAISATALALKLLCRAHELARQQGEETHE is encoded by the coding sequence ATGAATACCGTACTGCTGTACGGCCTGTGTGGCGTCGTCCTGTTCGTGCTGGGGCTTTATTTCGCTCTGACGAGCGGCGCCGCCCTGCGCCGTATACTCGCCATCAACGTCATGGGTAACGGCGTCTTCATGCTGCTGATCGCTACCTCTTATGACGAGCATACTCCCGACCCGGTCCCCCATGCCCTGGTATTGACCGGCATCGTGGTGGCGATCAGCGCCACCGCCCTGGCCTTGAAACTGCTCTGCCGCGCTCACGAACTGGCTCGTCAACAAGGCGAGGAAACTCATGAGTGA